A genomic segment from Triticum dicoccoides isolate Atlit2015 ecotype Zavitan chromosome 1A, WEW_v2.0, whole genome shotgun sequence encodes:
- the LOC119364262 gene encoding transcription factor MYB61-like: protein MGRHSCCYKQKLRKGLWSPEEDEKLMNHITKHGHGCWSSVPKLAGLQRCGKSCRLRWINYLRPDLKRGAFAQDEEDLIVELHAVLGNRWSQIAAQMPGRTDNEIKNLWNSSLKKKLRQKGIDPNTHKPLTEADRIGAAPTISTERTSGSSDVNPSSAGALGNFGHLLSETAQSSVLLPVYDKKRPETPSLARPKVPAKELFLDQLTAGHESPSSCRSSGPTLYFPFQQQLGYSNECGSGDGANMNSLWFNQNDFSCNTISTVMPTVSPSALSTPMGLNLPPDNHRHGGTGIGSAPFYWDGVNPSSSGSTGSSGSNSMGFEPQSTNSILENSVFPWTDIGVGQEKDTRVQLVEELKWPDLLHGTFAEATTAMQNQSQSLYDDVIKAESQFNMEGICASWFQNQQPQQQLQAASDMYDKDLQRMPLSFEHI, encoded by the exons ATGGGGAGGCATTCGTGTTGCTACAAGCAGAAGCTGAGGAAGGGGCTCTGGTCCCCTGAGGAGGATGAGAAGCTCATGAACCACATCACCAAGCATGGCCATGGCTGCTGGAGCTCTGTCCCTAAACTTGCAG GACTccaaaggtgcggcaagagctgcaGGCTGAGGTGGATAAACTACCTGAGGCCAGACCTTAAGAGAGGTGCCTTCGCTCAGGACGAGGAAGACCTCATCGTTGAACTCCATGCTGTGCTCGGGAACAG GTGGTCTCAAATTGCAGCACAGATGCCTGGGAGGACTGACAATGAGATTAAGAACCTCTGGAACTCGTCCCTCAAGAAGAAGCTGCGGCAGAAGGGCATTGACCCCAATACCCACAAGCCCCTCACTGAGGCTGATCGCATTGGAGCAGCTCCCACCATCAGCACCGAGAGGACCTCTGGTTCCAGTGACGTCAACCCGTCAAGCGCTGGTGCTCTAGGGAACTTTGGTCACCTCCTCAGCGAGACAGCCCAGTCTTCAGTGCTGCTGCCGGTGTATGACAAGAAGCGCCCTGAAACTCCAAGCTTGGCACGACCTAAGGTGCCAGCAAAGGAGTTGTTCTTGGACCAGCTTACTGCTGGTCATGAGAGCCCATCAAGCTGCCGTTCATCAGGTCCAACGCTGTATTTTCCTTTCCAGCAGCAATTAGGCTACAGCAACGAGTGTGGCAGTGGAGATGGTGCAAATATGAACTCACTCTGGTTTAACCAGAATGATTTCAGTTGCAACACAATTTCCACTGTGATGCCAACAGTTTCACCATCAGCCCTCTCGACGCCGATGGGACTGAACCTCCCACCAGACAATCACCGCCATGGGGGCACTGGCATCGGCAGTGCCCCTTTCTACTGGGATGGTGTTAATCCTAGCAGCAGCGGTAGTACTGGGAGCAGCGGAAGCAACAGCATGGGGTTCGAGCCACAGAGCACGAACTCAATTCTGGAGAACAGTGTATTCCCATGGACAGATATCGGAGTTGGGCAAGAAAAGGATACCAGAGTTCAGTTAGTGGAGGAACTCAAGTGGCCTGACTTGCTTCATGGAACCTTTGCAGAGGCAACCACAGCGATGCAGAACCAGAGCCAATCACTATACGATGATGTGATCAAAGCAGAGAGCCAGTTCAACATGGAAGGGATATGTGCTTCTTGGTTCCAGAATCAGCAGCCACAGCAACAGCTGCAAGCAGCATCAGACATGTATGATAAAGACTTGCAAAGAATGCCCTTGTCTTTTGAGCATATCTAG